The DNA segment AATCGGGACTGCTTCCGTTGAAGCAGGTCTGACAAGTAATGTTCTCTTAATTATCGTTGCTCTTGCGGCACTGGCATCTTTTACGACCCCTGTGTATAAAATGGGCAACGCCATTCGATTACTCCGCTTTCCATTTTTATTTTTTGCCGAGCTGTGGGGCCTCTTAGGTATCGTTTTTTGTTTTTGTCTGTTAATGGCACATTTAATTAGGCTAACTTCCCTTAATAGACCCTTTTTAGAACCGATCTATCCACCAAGAATGACGGACTTAAAGGATTCTATTATTAGGCTCCCATTCTCAAAGCAATCCTTAAGACCACAGACTTTAAGGACTCAAAACCCCGTTCGTTTTACTCCTAGAAAAAAAGTGAAAAAAGGAGATATTGACGAATAGAACGTGGAGGAAATGCTATGGAACAATTAGTGCCGGAAAAAGCAAAAGTATCGCCTTTTTTAGTTTTCTTTCTCGTCCATTCAATGCAGGTGGGCATAGGCGTTCTTGGCTTTCAACGCATTATCGCCTTAACAGCAGGATATGATGCATGGATGTCGGTAATTTTTGCAGGTTTAAGCATTCATATCATCATATGGATGATGTATAAAATACTTGAGACAGTCGATGGTGATATCGTTACTGCCCATTCATTTGTTTTCGGGAAGAAAATAGGGAAACTCCTATCTCTTCCCTTTGTCCTTTATTTTTTGATGATTGCCTTAACCCTTCTAAGAACATTTATTGAAGTCGTCCAAGTATGGATGTTCCAAGATATGAGCACCTTTTGGTATTCTTTTGCTTTTTGTGGATTAGCCATATATATAGTCTTCGGAGGTTTTCGAACAGTCACAGGGGTGGCTTTCTTTGGAGTCGTCCTCCCTGCCTACTTAGTCTTAACTTTTTTCTTTACGATTCCTTATGCAGATGTACAAAATTTACTTCCTATTTTTGATCACTCCGTTAAGGATTTGGCAATGGCATCTTATCAAATGTCCCTTACCTTTCTTGGCTATGAAGTGCTTTTATTTTTCTATCCATTTATTAAAGATCCACAAAAATCGAAAAAATGGGCTCACATTGGAGTGCTGTACACAACTTTTCTTTATACACTGCTAACTATAGTAACATTTACATATTTTTCAGAAGGCCAGCTTCAAAAGAATATTTGGGCCACCTTGACAGTGTGGAAAGTGGTAGAAATGCCCTTTGTTGAAAGATTTGAATATATTGGAATTGCCAATTGGAATATCATTATCCTCCCTAATTTCTGCATTGCCCTATGGTGCGGTAGTCGAATTATTAAAAGAGTAACCCACGTGAAACAAAAATATGGTGTTCTCTTTTTAGCATTGATGACTTTAACTCTAATTAATTTTTTCAAGACACGGGAACAAATAAATACCCTTATCGACTATACAGGTAAAATAGCTTTTTTCCTTAATTACGGATATATTCCATTGCTCTTTTTTCTTGTGTTAATTGTAAAGAAGGTGAAGAAAAAGTGAATAAACTCCTTGCCTTTTTTATTGTAACGATTAGTCTTACTGGATGCGTTCGGAAAGAGATCTTAGATGATGTGAATCTAGAAACTGGCAGTGCCTATGATTTTATTGATAATCAAATACGGGGGACAGCCTTAGTACCTGTATACATGCCTGATAAGTCGGTAGAGAATAAGACCTTTAGCGCCTCTTCTAGTCTAAGCAGAGATTTTTTAAGAGATGTACAGCGTCAATCGTCGGATCCTCTCGTAACAGGTTCCCTTAAGGTAGTCCTTTTTGGAGAAAAGCTTGCAAAAGAAAAAGGAATTTTGGCTCTGATTGATTCTTTTCAACGGGACCCCAGTATTGGTGCTGGTCTTTACCTTTCTGTGACTGAAGGAGAAGCAAAAAATATTATTGAAGGGAAATATGGAAAAAGAGGTAATGCCGTCTATCTATCTAACCTAATTCGCCATAATATGAAGTCGAAAGATTTGCCTAAAACAAATCTACAGCGGTTTCTATCTGATTTTCACCAAAAGGGTAAATCCCCCTATCTGCCACAAATTCGTTCGTTGAGTGATGACCAAATTGAAATTAGCGGCATGAGCTTTTTTAGATATGGTCGTGTGGTAGAAACCATACCAGCGGCTGAGATGTTCTATTTCAAGCTCTTAGTGGACAACTATAGTGAAGGAACCTTAAAGGTAACCGTTGATAAACAAATAGCTTCCGTTGAAAGTATTCGCTCAAAATTCAAGATGAAACTTGCATCAAGAAATCCCTATACAGTAAATGTGGACATTAAAGTGAAAGCCATATTAAACGAATACACTGGGCCTAGTTTAAAACCAAAAGATTTAAAGAATATTGAAAGTAAAGTTGAAAAGGATATTGAAACAGAATGTCTTAAATTAATAAAAGCGTTCCAGGATAAGAAAATTGATCCCGTAGGATTTGGCCATTTTATTAAAAGTAGAACACGACACTTCAATTTTAAAAAGTGGGACACTGACTATCAATATTTAAAAGTCAATGTTCATGCAGATGTAAGCATTGTGGAATCAGGGGTAATTGAATAAATAAACTAAGCTAAAAAGAGACTCCCAGCCACATCAATTGCTAGGAGTCTCTTTTAGTTAATTCAAATTGCGACTATTGGAATAGATTTTAGCAGGCTTCGGAAGCGTAATCCCAGTAAAACCGTAAAAAACCGTGAGTAGCGGTGAAAATAAGCAAAACAACGCAAATGGAAAATATTCTGTAACGGAAACCCCAAGGACTGAGGCTAAAAATACACCGCATACACTCCACGGTACGAGCGGATTAACAACTGTCCCCGCATCTTCAAGTACCCGTGAAAGATGCCTTGGTTCCAAGCCTGCTTTTTTGAAATGCTCTTTAAATGCGTTTCCAGGCAAAAGAATAGATAAGTATTGCTCACCAAGGATAAAATTTACTGCAATCGCCATTCCGGCCGTTGCACTGATCAATATGGACACACGGTTTAATAGGGAATTGATCATGGATAAAACCGCTGGTATAATTCCTAATCTGAACAGCAGGCCTCCCATACTCAGTGCAAGCAGAATAACTGATATGCTAAACATCATACTTTCCATTCCGCCCCGTGTCAGAATTGAATCAACTTCCTTTATCCCACTTTCAGATTTGTAACCAGAGTAAAGCAGGTCTAAAAATCCTTTACCGCCCAATCCTCCCTTAATCCACAACGAGATAATAAGAGCTGATAAAATG comes from the Neobacillus sp. PS2-9 genome and includes:
- a CDS encoding GerAB/ArcD/ProY family transporter, yielding MEQLVPEKAKVSPFLVFFLVHSMQVGIGVLGFQRIIALTAGYDAWMSVIFAGLSIHIIIWMMYKILETVDGDIVTAHSFVFGKKIGKLLSLPFVLYFLMIALTLLRTFIEVVQVWMFQDMSTFWYSFAFCGLAIYIVFGGFRTVTGVAFFGVVLPAYLVLTFFFTIPYADVQNLLPIFDHSVKDLAMASYQMSLTFLGYEVLLFFYPFIKDPQKSKKWAHIGVLYTTFLYTLLTIVTFTYFSEGQLQKNIWATLTVWKVVEMPFVERFEYIGIANWNIIILPNFCIALWCGSRIIKRVTHVKQKYGVLFLALMTLTLINFFKTREQINTLIDYTGKIAFFLNYGYIPLLFFLVLIVKKVKKK
- a CDS encoding Ger(x)C family spore germination protein; protein product: MNKLLAFFIVTISLTGCVRKEILDDVNLETGSAYDFIDNQIRGTALVPVYMPDKSVENKTFSASSSLSRDFLRDVQRQSSDPLVTGSLKVVLFGEKLAKEKGILALIDSFQRDPSIGAGLYLSVTEGEAKNIIEGKYGKRGNAVYLSNLIRHNMKSKDLPKTNLQRFLSDFHQKGKSPYLPQIRSLSDDQIEISGMSFFRYGRVVETIPAAEMFYFKLLVDNYSEGTLKVTVDKQIASVESIRSKFKMKLASRNPYTVNVDIKVKAILNEYTGPSLKPKDLKNIESKVEKDIETECLKLIKAFQDKKIDPVGFGHFIKSRTRHFNFKKWDTDYQYLKVNVHADVSIVESGVIE